The genomic segment AATTATACACACAGCCAGAAGAAGTGGCTTACGCTTATGAGGAATTGTCGAAAGTATCTGACAAATTTACGGTTGCTGCTGCCTTTGGTAACGTGCACGGCGTATATAAACCTGGTAATGTGAAATTGCAACCCGTAATTTTGCATAATTCTCAGGAATATATCCGCGAGAAATATAGTCTCACTGCTGAAAAACCTGTGAATTTTGTCTTCCATGGCGGTTCTGGTTCCTCGCCTGAGGAAATTGCCGAGGCGATTTCTTATGGTGCGATCAAAATGAATATCGATACGGATATGCAATGGGCTTTCTGGGATGGGGTTAGAGGTTATGAAGCTAAAAACCATGACTATCTGCAAGGGCAGATCGGAAATCCTGAAGGAGCTGATTCTCCGAACAAAAAATACTACGATCCCCGCGTATGGTTACGCAAGGGTGAGGAAGCATTTGTTGCCCGTCTGAAAGAAGCATTCGCCGATCTGAATGCAGTAGACGTCAACAGCAAATTGTAGTTTGCTTGAATGAATGATTAGGAAGTCGTCCCATAAGTAATTATGGGACGTTTTTTTTGTCCCGAAGTTTAAGACAATCTTTTGTCAAAATAGGTTAAAAACGGAATTCAAAAACGGGATTGGCGTATTTTTTGAAGCAGCAGGGGGAAACCTGGAGGGTGGGATATCGATACAATAACATTCTTAAATCAGGTATGGGAATTTAAAATAGATGGTATAAAAATGAAATTTTTAGGAATTAGTGCAGTTTTCTTATTGATGGGTCAGATTGCGTTTGGCCAAGCGAAACAAAATGTTGGTGATTTCAGTTCGGTCATGGCGACGGACAAAATACAAGTGGAACTAATCAAATCCAATGAGTCATTAGTGACATTTGAAGGACAGAATTATGAAAACATCAAGGTAGTCAATACAAACGGTGCGCTCGCATTAAAGATGAACACGTTAAACATGTTACAAGGCGGCAATATATCGGTAAAGGTGTACTATAAGAGCCTGAAGAATGTGGAGGCAAAGAAGGGGGCGAAGGTATTCGCAACAGCCAATGACCCAGTTGTCGCAGATCACCTGAAAGTTTATGCATCTGAAGGCGGCCTGGTTGACCTGCATGCCAACGCGAAAACCACCGAAGTGAAGGTAACCTCCGGCGCAACAGTTGCGCTTTATGGAAAGGCCGACAAGCAGGAGGTGATCTCCAATTTTGGCGGTAAATATGAAGGGAAAGATTTTAAGACAGCAACGACTACAGTGACCGTAAACGGAGGAGGAAAAGCGGAGGTATATGCATTGGATACAATTGAAACAAAGACACGCGGTGGCGGCGTCATCGATGTGTATGGAAAGCCCGAACAACGCGTAGAAAAGAAAATGGTCGGTGGAACAGTCAACTTCAAGTAGCAAACTGTCTTGATTTTGTCAATTTTGCAGCGTTGTCATACGAAAGAACCTGGTCTGGCTTATCGTGAAATTTGAGCTAAGATATCGGTTAAAAGGTTTTTTTAGCGATGTTATTCTATTAGGTGTTTAACTTTTTTATTAAAAAGGTCAAATATTTTGTTTTTCTCTTACGCAGCCTTCTTCATTTGTGCTTAAAATACGTATTTTTGTGAGGGAATAATAAAATAGTATTATGGCAAAGCGTAATTATGTTTCAAATTCTACGGAATCTACGCGCATGTTCAAAAATGACTTTTTGGAGTCTTTGACGAAAGTGCATTGGAGTGTACCTTTGATTTTCTATGTACCTGTAGTAATTTTCTTTTCGTATAAAGCTCTCGTTTGGGGCGATGTGCCGTTGTTGACATATATCGGGTACTTTCTATTCGGTCTGGCCTTCTGGACTGCTTTCGAATACGCATTGCATCGTTGGGTATTCCATTATCATCCAACCACCGAGTGGGGCAAACGCATAGCTTTTATTTTTCATGGTGTACATCATGATTACCCAAGAGACCGTATGCGTCTGGTGATGCCACTATCTGCCAGTATTCCTTTGGCCATATTGGTCTATTTGGGCTTTACCCTGTTTTTTTCGAACGAATTTATTCTAGCTTGCTTTTTTTCGGGATTCATGGTGGGTTATCTGATCTATGATGAATGCCATTACGCCATGCACCATGCTAATTTTAAGAGCGGTATCTTCAAACGGATTAAACAGCATCATATGTTACATCATTATTCTGATCCAGAAAAAGGTTTTGGGGTGAGCTCTTCCTTATGGGATGCTATCTTACGCTCAGGCTTTGAAGAGAAAGAACCGAAAAATGAAACATCGAAATTAAAAGAGGAGAAAGCCTAATTGTGCTTTTGTCTTAAACATTATAGAAGGCCTTTGGATTTTTTCAAAGGCTTTTTTTGTTGTCACCCATCCCGGAGGCGATATTTCAAGTACTGATTGGTGACTGACCATGATCATCAACGAATTGTTTCTTCTACGTATACAGCCGCTGAGTTAATAGTTTGGCGTTCGGCATCCTGATGTATTCAGAAAACGACTTTGTGGAGTGACAACCAGACGTCATCGCAAAGGTAACGGCCGAAGTTCCGATATGTTTGGAGAAACCTGTTCTGCGCATTAACAATTTGTGTAATTATAAAAAAATCCTGCGACTTGACGTCTGCAGGATTTTTAACACTCTATTTTCTTTTATTTTAGAACAAATTTGAATCCCAATGAGAAACGCGAAGGTTCGAAGTTAGAGCCATGAGACAGATTCCACCATGGTTTCCAGTCGAAGTGCATCGCCAACGGCGCAGAAGGAATGCGGAACTCTAACCCTAATGCTGGACGGATAGCAAAGTCTGTATGGGTATCGCCATCTTTCCAATGATAATCGTCGTCCCAGTCATCGTGCCATTTTCCATAGTCAATAAAAGAGACTTGTGGACCAACACCAATATACCAAGATAAACCGCGGGTGCCAGCAATACGTTGGTTATACGAATAGTCTACTCCGACAACCGTGATATTGTCTCCAAACAATACTTGTGCGTTTCCTGCATCGTTGCCGCCAAAATTATGCTTGATCTGCGGTCCGAATAATGACTGGCCGTCACCAAGGTCGATTCCGAGACCAATCGCAGTGCGGTAAGGTGTCTGGGCATTCGCCTGTTGATTGACAGCAAAAATAAATGTAAAAAGTGTTAGAATAGGTAGAATTACTTTTTTCATGATATTAAAATAATGTTAGCGTTGTGTTTCTGAAATGAAAACTTTCGCTGTTACAACAAATAGTTTGCCAAAAAAATGAAAATATGACTCTAATTGTGTTTTGTTGTGTAAAATGTTTGTATTGAGAAGTTTGATTTTTGTTGTTACTAAATCCCACTTTCCTTAATGTTGATCTTCAGTACTTGTGTCATACAAAAAAAGGAAACGATATTTGGAAAAGTATTGTTCTTGTCATGTAACCGTACATGATCGTAAATAACATGGAAGATATTCAGATTGACAGAAAAAAGATTGAGCAGTGGATCAGTGAAGGCTACGACGTGATTCAGGATGGAAAGCTGTTAAAAGTAGACGGAAACCTGCAGGAGTTTCTGGCACAATTTGCGGATGAGGAGGAGTCAAAAACTTATTTGCTTCAGGAACTGATCACCTGGCCCGAAGAAGAACTCAAAAAATTGTAGATATGCTATGGAACAGATGAAAATTGCGACAGAGAAGATTGTTCCGATCGACTATAATGCGGCAGACCTGCCTGTGGAAATAAGGGAATTGCGTCCGGTCGTGTATCAGGAAGAGGCTTCCTATTGGTGTCTTCTTGGCCCAGATCCACAGCGCGGGATTTTTGGTAATGGCGAAACAGTACCCGATGCGCTGGAGGACTGGCTGAGCATGTTGCGGAAACGCCTTACAGACGCCGGTGACGATGATGAAGTGGCAAACTTTGTGCGTGACAGTCTGGCTGCCTCCAACCGACAGGTGTGGTAGACTATAGGCATGGTTTATTGCACAAACTTCGAAGTTATTCCGCGTTTTTTGATATAAAAATTCAGAGCCCGTCCGGCTTCGGTGGGGCGGTCGGTACTTAGTATGTCAGCGCCACGATCGATAAAACCTGCATATATCTGAAAGCCTTTTTTCGTCGCTTGTCTATCGAGATTTCCCTGAGTGCCCAATATGCACATAATTCCATGATCGTGCAATATTTTGGTTAATTGGGGATCCGTTTCTCGGCTGCCGACGAAAGCCAACAGGCGATTATCAGGAATGTCCTTTTCGCTGAGCCGGACAAGGTCATCAAGGTTTTTGACGGAGGCAGAAATCATCAGGTCTCCCGCTAGGTTATGTACTTTGCTGGCTTGGCCTGCGCTGTAGGTGATAATGACCACACTCGATTCAGCGCGCTGTTTGCGGATGGCATTGATCACAGATTCGTAAGGTACGTCATTTTTGATGTCCAAAGTAAAAATAACTTTTCCTTTTCCCCAAGCGAGCGCTTCGTCTAGCGTCGGTATTTTATAAGGTGTTATTTTTTTATTATTATCCACGAGACGTAGCTTTTTGAGTTCGGCCAAGGTAAGGCTTTTAACTGCTCCATGTCCTGTGGTTGTACGGTCCAGCGTGTTGTCATGCATAAGCACCAAGGCTGAATCTTTGCTTAGGCGAACGTCACATTCGACAATTACCGGCTGTAGGCTGGCGTTATAAGCAAATGTTTCAAGCGCATTTTCAGGATATCCTGAACTCGGGCCACCTCGATGCAGACTGACCAGCGGGTATCTATTGTCGTCATAGGTGAGGAACTGATAAAGGTCCTCGGCCGAGGTCAGCTGAATACGCTTGCCCACAGGCAGCCCTTCGGTGTCACCGCTATGGCGAAAGCAGCTTGCCAGCGTAAAGACCCATAAGAGCAATAAATAGCGTAGCACCTTTGTCATATTATCTATTATGCTGATTGATCATGCTTACCAAATCCTCCACTGTCGTATTGAGTTGATCGATGGTCAAATGGGCTTGGGTATAATAGGGTTCTCTTTCTGTCAGCTTCTCTTCTATAAAAGCCCTGAGTTCTTCGGGGGATTTTCCAATGAGAATAGGGCGCTTGTGCAGCTTTGACTGGGAAAGCCGGTCGAACAAAGCCTTTGGTGTCATATATAAATAAATCGCATAGCCATTGGCTTTGATCCATTCCATATTGTCAAAAAAGCAGGGTGCACCACCTCCTGTAGAGATGACTGCATAATTGTCGGCAAACCTGCGTAGCTGTGCACGCTCGAGCTTCCGAAATTCATCCTCCCCAAACTGGCCGAAATATTCGGTGATCGTCATACCGATCTCTTTGACTATTTCCTCGTCGGTGTCAATAAAAGGAAGGCCTAATCTATTGGCTAGTTTTTTTCCCAGCGTCGTCTTTCCGCTGCCCATATAACCAATCAAAAAAATAGGTTTTGGCATATGTTATTACTTGTCTTTACTTAAAAAATTCTCTTCAATCGTTTTTGCTTCAGGAAAATTATGGTAATGCCATTTGCCCATGACATTTCCGCCCTTCAACAGGAGTACACCCGGATTAGCTCTCACCATACTTTTCAGAGGAATCAAATCCGCATAGTAAATTTCGGCTATCAGCTGCATTTTATCGCTGAGGTATTGCGCGTCTTTAGATGCGGAAGCAGTCAACAGGACAATCCGAAGACCATTATAGTCTTTTGAGAGCTGAGTGGCGGTTTGATTGATCTTTTGTATAGCGTCGAGATTTGCTGTAGAAAGATCCTTTGCTACAATCAGCAGGTTATAATATGGATTATTGATAATCTCCTGGGTATGGTCAGCACCGTCTGCATCCGTAATCAACAGATCTGGAATGGGTATATCATAGCCTTTTTTGATTAATCTGCTTTCTGGCTCACCCACTATTTCCCAAGTTTCATCTTCCCACAGTTTATCCGCCATATACACTTTGTCATTCACCTGTTTTGTTTCTCCAGTCTTTTTATTCTTCATTGTGTAGAGCTGTTCGAACACATCGCCTTCTTTGCCTTCGGGCAATACCATCAATGATGGGATATTGTTGCCGACTTTATACGGTAGGAAGTCAATAAACGGGAGATAATTGACCGTATAGATACCAATGCCCAATGAGACGATGACAGTGATCAGCGTGACGAAAAACTGGTTGCCCGAACCTTTAATAATAGACCGGATATGCCTGCGATTAAAAAATATAATTAAAATAAGGGCTAGCAGGATCAGATCTTTTGAAAACGATTGCCAAGGCGTCAAAGGAATGGCATCGCCAAAACAACCGCAGGAAGTGACAACTTCAAAAAATGCCGAATAGAAGGTCAGAAACGTAAAAAATAAAATTAGCAGCAGCAGACCCCAGGCTACAGTATTGGCATAAACACCAAACAGTAATAAAGCTCCTAAAAGAATTTCAAATCCACAGATCACAACAGCAATAGCAGTAGCGTAATCATTGAAAACGGTCAGGTGAAACACTTCAAAATATTCCTGAAGCTTATAACCAAACCCGGTCGGATCGTTAGCCTTTATCAATCCAGAAAAAATAAAAAGAAGTCCTGTGAAAATTCGACAAAATCCCAGTAGGTAATTTGTTTTTGTTTGCTGCTTTGCTGCTGTCATCATTTGCTTATTGCTGTGCTAATCCTAACTTAATTAATGCAAAAACGGCGTAGTTGAGCATGTCCTGGTAATTGGCCTGGATGCCTTCGGAAACGATCGTCTGCCCGTCGTTATCCTCAATCTGCTTCACCCGATGGATTTTCATCAAAATCAGATCGGTCATAGAAGATACGCGCATATCACGCCAGGCTTCACCATAATCATGATTTTTCGCTAACATGAGGTCACGCGTCTGGGTGACTTTTTCTGTATATTTTTGATTAACAAAAACAGGATCGAGGTTGTCATCGCCATCTTCACCAAGATCGATCTGAATCAGTGCCATGATACAATAGTTGATAATCCCAATATACTCATCCACTACACCTTCGCCGACTTTGGATACTTTTTTGATTTCTAAGGTCCGTATACGCTGTGCTTTAATGTAAATTTGGTCTGTAATGGAGGACAGACGCATAATTCGCCAGGCCGTACCATAATCTTTTGTTTTTTTTATAAATAAATCCTGACAGTGCTTGATCACACTGTTATATTCCTGCATAGTATCCATATTGCGTTTGAAGAACTTGATGAGACAAGTCGAGATTATATGACAAATATAATTAGAAAATAATACTTCTGACGGTCAAATTAATGTATGATTTACGCTAATTCACAAAATAAATTACAATTATCAAGATATTTTGTCCGGTAAAAGTTCGTAGGTAAAGCGGAGTTCGGTAAATTTGATCTATCGAACGGATCAGGATACGAAAATAAATACAATTTAGTTTCATTGAACGGTTCCCGGGGCAGTAACTGCCTTTGGTATATAAAAGTAAAAAGATATTCATGAGTTTTCAACAACCTATTATTCGCGAAGTGGAGATTATCCGGTATGTACAGCCTTTTCGCGAAGGCGGGTCTTTACCTGCCCTAGTGGATGCCGATGATGGTTTTAGTTATGTGATCAAATTTAGAGGCGCAGGTCAGGGGCGTAAGGCACTGATTGCTGAATTGATTGGCGGTGAACTTGCCAGGCTACTCCAGTTAAGGGTGCCGGAAATTGTGTTTGCCAACCTCGATGAATCTTTTGGCCGTACAGAACCCGATGAGGAGATTCAGGATCTCCTTAAATTTAGTGTGGGCAGAAATCTGGGATTACATTTCTTGAGTGGTG from the Sphingobacterium thalpophilum genome contains:
- a CDS encoding sterol desaturase family protein is translated as MAKRNYVSNSTESTRMFKNDFLESLTKVHWSVPLIFYVPVVIFFSYKALVWGDVPLLTYIGYFLFGLAFWTAFEYALHRWVFHYHPTTEWGKRIAFIFHGVHHDYPRDRMRLVMPLSASIPLAILVYLGFTLFFSNEFILACFFSGFMVGYLIYDECHYAMHHANFKSGIFKRIKQHHMLHHYSDPEKGFGVSSSLWDAILRSGFEEKEPKNETSKLKEEKA
- a CDS encoding DUF1599 domain-containing protein; protein product: MDTMQEYNSVIKHCQDLFIKKTKDYGTAWRIMRLSSITDQIYIKAQRIRTLEIKKVSKVGEGVVDEYIGIINYCIMALIQIDLGEDGDDNLDPVFVNQKYTEKVTQTRDLMLAKNHDYGEAWRDMRVSSMTDLILMKIHRVKQIEDNDGQTIVSEGIQANYQDMLNYAVFALIKLGLAQQ
- a CDS encoding glycerophosphodiester phosphodiesterase family protein, whose translation is MTKVLRYLLLLWVFTLASCFRHSGDTEGLPVGKRIQLTSAEDLYQFLTYDDNRYPLVSLHRGGPSSGYPENALETFAYNASLQPVIVECDVRLSKDSALVLMHDNTLDRTTTGHGAVKSLTLAELKKLRLVDNNKKITPYKIPTLDEALAWGKGKVIFTLDIKNDVPYESVINAIRKQRAESSVVIITYSAGQASKVHNLAGDLMISASVKNLDDLVRLSEKDIPDNRLLAFVGSRETDPQLTKILHDHGIMCILGTQGNLDRQATKKGFQIYAGFIDRGADILSTDRPTEAGRALNFYIKKRGITSKFVQ
- a CDS encoding shikimate kinase gives rise to the protein MPKPIFLIGYMGSGKTTLGKKLANRLGLPFIDTDEEIVKEIGMTITEYFGQFGEDEFRKLERAQLRRFADNYAVISTGGGAPCFFDNMEWIKANGYAIYLYMTPKALFDRLSQSKLHKRPILIGKSPEELRAFIEEKLTEREPYYTQAHLTIDQLNTTVEDLVSMINQHNR
- a CDS encoding BT_3928 family protein, with protein sequence MMTAAKQQTKTNYLLGFCRIFTGLLFIFSGLIKANDPTGFGYKLQEYFEVFHLTVFNDYATAIAVVICGFEILLGALLLFGVYANTVAWGLLLLILFFTFLTFYSAFFEVVTSCGCFGDAIPLTPWQSFSKDLILLALILIIFFNRRHIRSIIKGSGNQFFVTLITVIVSLGIGIYTVNYLPFIDFLPYKVGNNIPSLMVLPEGKEGDVFEQLYTMKNKKTGETKQVNDKVYMADKLWEDETWEIVGEPESRLIKKGYDIPIPDLLITDADGADHTQEIINNPYYNLLIVAKDLSTANLDAIQKINQTATQLSKDYNGLRIVLLTASASKDAQYLSDKMQLIAEIYYADLIPLKSMVRANPGVLLLKGGNVMGKWHYHNFPEAKTIEENFLSKDK
- a CDS encoding head GIN domain-containing protein is translated as MKFLGISAVFLLMGQIAFGQAKQNVGDFSSVMATDKIQVELIKSNESLVTFEGQNYENIKVVNTNGALALKMNTLNMLQGGNISVKVYYKSLKNVEAKKGAKVFATANDPVVADHLKVYASEGGLVDLHANAKTTEVKVTSGATVALYGKADKQEVISNFGGKYEGKDFKTATTTVTVNGGGKAEVYALDTIETKTRGGGVIDVYGKPEQRVEKKMVGGTVNFK